In a single window of the Cyanobacteriota bacterium genome:
- a CDS encoding N-acetylmuramoyl-L-alanine amidase has product MRIRWLLLGIVSCLVIVLASLPAWTTGLELVPFDRAQNRLEFKVDRPVQPQAYLLADPTRLVIELPGILLDEPTLTQTVGGHVRYVRAVQLNDSTARVIIELEPGYLLDPKQIQFRGLSPTHWTVQLPPPQSITQQPVTVAPSPSPPITSQAVPMSVVASPPETATVINQVQPTIDGLLIQTSGALPNVRMQRSDDQRTLILDFPNTQPAATVAQRVIGIERHGVETVNIVSTPTTTQLMLTLSAPHGEWKLVPSPSGGMLLLPKRAPRINTLPPVVAAPPTATIATIQAVELNLTKGQLLIYVNQPVTPQAQWQGDEYRLQLTPARLASDVRGPQLPAGSPLQRIRLQREDAQTVSIWVLPTAGVRIERLNAVSPQVLALQMRSPMPPAAPPVVTTPPVTVSTNPPRLSVNSLPPPVPPIDQPPSSLPPAPTLPPSSPVPIDQPVVVIDPGHGGLDPGAVGIGGLREKDVVLPIALNVGARLQQQGLPVVLTRVDDRDLDLEPRVQLAEQVRAKLFVSIHANSIGADRPDVNGLETYYYMSGSQLAQTLHGYLLQLAGVRDRGVRQARFYVLRKTSMPAVLIETGYVSGYEDANRLRNPIAQQQIADAIAQGILQYLTYSRS; this is encoded by the coding sequence ATGAGAATTCGCTGGTTGCTTTTAGGGATTGTCAGTTGCCTGGTCATTGTGTTGGCATCGTTGCCCGCGTGGACAACTGGATTGGAGCTAGTACCGTTCGATCGTGCCCAGAACCGACTGGAGTTTAAAGTCGATCGTCCGGTGCAACCCCAAGCCTATTTGTTAGCTGACCCAACCCGGTTAGTAATTGAGTTACCGGGGATTCTACTGGATGAACCAACCCTAACCCAGACTGTGGGGGGGCATGTTCGCTATGTTCGAGCTGTGCAACTTAATGATTCTACTGCTCGTGTGATCATAGAACTAGAGCCGGGGTATTTACTGGATCCAAAACAAATTCAGTTTCGGGGACTGTCGCCGACACACTGGACTGTACAACTGCCCCCTCCTCAGTCGATAACCCAGCAACCTGTGACTGTGGCTCCATCTCCGTCACCACCAATTACATCGCAGGCAGTACCAATGTCGGTTGTGGCCTCTCCCCCAGAGACAGCAACAGTCATCAATCAGGTGCAGCCAACGATCGACGGCTTGTTAATTCAAACCAGTGGGGCCTTGCCCAACGTCCGTATGCAACGGAGCGACGATCAACGAACTCTGATACTTGACTTCCCCAATACGCAACCTGCGGCAACAGTAGCGCAGCGTGTAATCGGGATTGAGCGTCATGGCGTTGAAACTGTGAACATAGTCTCTACACCGACTACGACCCAGTTGATGCTAACGCTGAGCGCTCCCCATGGGGAATGGAAACTAGTGCCTAGCCCATCGGGGGGGATGTTACTGTTGCCCAAGCGTGCCCCTAGAATCAATACCCTGCCGCCGGTAGTGGCAGCACCGCCAACAGCAACGATCGCGACCATCCAAGCAGTGGAACTGAATCTTACTAAGGGGCAATTGTTAATTTACGTAAACCAGCCTGTCACTCCCCAAGCCCAGTGGCAGGGCGATGAATATCGGCTGCAACTGACTCCTGCCCGACTAGCCAGTGATGTGCGTGGTCCCCAGTTGCCAGCAGGCAGTCCACTTCAGCGCATTCGCTTGCAACGGGAGGATGCTCAAACCGTATCGATTTGGGTGTTGCCCACGGCTGGTGTTAGGATTGAGCGGCTTAATGCCGTGTCACCACAGGTGTTAGCGCTCCAGATGCGATCGCCCATGCCGCCTGCTGCTCCTCCAGTGGTCACAACTCCACCAGTTACGGTGAGCACTAATCCCCCTCGGTTGTCAGTCAATTCGCTGCCACCGCCAGTTCCACCCATTGACCAGCCACCCAGTTCTCTACCCCCTGCACCCACGCTGCCCCCTAGTTCACCAGTGCCCATAGACCAACCCGTGGTTGTGATTGATCCTGGGCATGGTGGTTTAGATCCTGGGGCAGTCGGCATTGGCGGGCTACGGGAGAAGGATGTAGTGTTGCCTATTGCCCTGAATGTAGGTGCCCGTCTACAACAGCAAGGGCTACCTGTGGTGCTAACTCGTGTTGACGATCGTGACCTGGATTTGGAACCACGGGTGCAATTGGCAGAGCAGGTGAGAGCCAAACTGTTTGTGAGCATTCATGCCAACTCTATCGGGGCAGATCGTCCCGATGTGAATGGACTAGAAACTTACTACTACATGAGTGGCAGCCAACTAGCCCAGACTCTTCATGGCTACCTGTTGCAGCTAGCAGGTGTGCGCGATCGCGGGGTGCGCCAAGCTCGGTTTTATGTACTGCGTAAAACATCAATGCCCGCTGTATTAATTGAGACGGGCTATGTATCTGGTTATGAGGATGCGAATCGGTTGCGTAATCCCATTGCCCAGCAACAGATAGCTGATGCGATCGCCCAGGGAATTTTGCAATACTTAACCTACAGTCGATCGTAA
- a CDS encoding SPFH domain-containing protein encodes MADMDYSSFRKIVSEEREGSRVYATPGVAHVSLGGPIRGLLFWIVTIPLFWAALRGVQTRQNIPLPQIAGAAVFSFLWGQVTSGVRVAAEWEKGVILTLGKFSETRGSGVFYVIPFIEKVHFIDTRVQVINIPRQRAITKDNVPVVIDGALFLSVKDPGKAVTKVQNYSFATSQYAQSALRDVVGSSSLDELLAEREKIQADIAAIVGEKVKDWGLRIDSIQLQDFDLPEELKKVMSRQASAEREKRATITKAEGDHLAAANLAEAAQLMERNPIALELRTLQTIDGLANSPSNTVVLFPMELGTALKSLGKIAQDTKAG; translated from the coding sequence ATGGCTGACATGGATTACTCGTCTTTTAGAAAAATTGTCAGTGAAGAACGGGAAGGTTCTAGAGTTTACGCCACACCGGGTGTGGCGCATGTATCTTTGGGTGGCCCGATTCGGGGTTTGCTCTTTTGGATAGTTACAATTCCTTTGTTTTGGGCAGCTTTGCGGGGAGTCCAGACTAGGCAGAATATACCTCTACCCCAAATTGCAGGAGCTGCAGTGTTCAGTTTCCTATGGGGGCAGGTTACATCTGGCGTGCGTGTTGCGGCTGAATGGGAGAAAGGAGTTATTCTCACCTTGGGCAAATTCTCGGAAACTAGAGGCTCTGGAGTCTTTTATGTCATCCCTTTTATCGAGAAAGTGCACTTTATCGATACCAGGGTACAAGTAATTAATATTCCTCGCCAACGAGCGATCACCAAAGACAATGTGCCTGTAGTAATTGATGGCGCTTTATTTTTGAGTGTCAAAGACCCTGGCAAAGCCGTAACCAAAGTCCAGAACTATAGTTTTGCAACTTCCCAATATGCTCAGTCGGCCCTGCGGGATGTAGTGGGATCTTCTTCTCTAGATGAGCTTCTGGCTGAACGAGAAAAAATTCAGGCAGACATTGCGGCGATCGTCGGAGAAAAAGTAAAGGACTGGGGCTTGAGAATAGATTCTATCCAACTTCAGGATTTTGACTTGCCGGAAGAACTGAAAAAGGTGATGTCGAGGCAAGCCTCAGCCGAGCGGGAAAAACGAGCAACTATTACTAAAGCTGAGGGCGACCATCTAGCTGCTGCTAACCTTGCTGAAGCTGCTCAACTCATGGAAAGGAACCCGATCGCTCTCGAATTACGCACGCTCCAGACGATCGATGGATTGGCCAATAGTCCTTCTAACACCGTAGTTCTATTTCCCATGGAACTGGGCACAGCCTTGAAGTCGCTCGGTAAAATTGCTCAGGATACAAAAGCAGGGTAA